The nucleotide sequence TCCCCAGGGCTTCCTGGCACCCAGTGGAACAGGTGACCTGCGGAGCCAGTGGGGCACCCCAGGGGTGAAGGTGCTGAGGGGAGCTGCCACTCGGCTGCAGGTGACCTCTAATGACAATGGGCCCCAGAAGGAGGGGGAGCAGGGACTGCAGACCCACAGAAGGGTGACAGGACAGGCTGTGACTGGCTGTCACCAAGCCCTGCCCTCCTGTGGGCTCACCCATGCACTGAGCTGCCTGAGGCTCAGGGGTCCCCCAGGGGTGCCTGGGGTCCATctgtcctgccctgtcctgcagTCCCTCTACCCGCCAagcaccagctcctgcttttGTCTCCGTTGCTGAAGCTGGGGGACAGGTCCCTGCTTGGGGGcattggggtgcagggacccctctgcctgctcctaCCTTGTTGATGCttggaaaataaatctctctCAGTACAAAAATAGAAGTGCCTCCAGCCcaagctgcagcagcctggggggGCAGTGGTGGGATCCAGCTGCTCCGTGCCCCCCTCTGCCCAGGTGGCTCCCAAAAGTGCCACCGGAGGGGTTTGATGTGTCAATGCAATCCTGGGTGGGGGGTCTTGATCCTGAACCCCACTTCCCCCTCCTGCACCCCtgtctcctccctcccccagcccagctcagatctgccccccccagccccctgaaCCCTTCCCACCATCTCCCGCCCTCCCAGCTCCATCTCAAACCACAGCCCCCTCCCCAACtatgacccccagccccatcctgcctgtccctgggttctgccagcccagcccccccagcaaCCACCTCCCAGCAGGGGGCCACCAGCCATCCCAGCCTGGAACTGGTCTCCCCAGGGTACCTAAAGAcatcccctcctcctcccgtCCACCTCGGGGGCTGGCGACACCTGGCCCCATCCTGCGAGGAGCAGTGTCTGCGCATGGGGACAGTGGCTTGGGCCATGCATGTCAGGGGGGACAGCCTGTGTCCCCCTTGCACTCCTGGGGATTCCCattccttccccagcccccccagtcctgcagagaaagcaggACGGTGGGGCCTTTGCAAATCAAAAAACATATAGAAAAGGTCGTGCCCCCGCTATGCCTTGGAGCCCGGCCGAGTGTGCAGGGGGTTCCAGGGAATCTCGGACCCCCATCCCTGGGGCAAAACCCAGCAGTCCCGCAGAAGGATGGGCAGAGAAGCTGGAGGGGATTGCATGGTTTCCATGTGCCGAAGCCCGTTGTGGCGGGGCTGGCTTGGGTTCGAGGCAGAGTCCCCCCCCgccagctcctgcagagcccCTTGTCACCACCTGCGGGTCCCTCCGGCACGGCCGTGGTGCCACTGTCCCTCTCCACGGTGCACAGGTTCTGGGAATGCCAGATAAACAAGAGTGAAAAATATAACTGGGGGAAAAGCTTCCCTGCAGTGGCCAAGAGGGCTCAGTGTCTCCCAACTGTCCCCTCTCCTGGAGCCCTCCCGCTGTGCCAGGCTGGCATGTGTGGTTGTGCTGCCCTGAGCGCTGGCACGCTAGAAGCTGGCGGGTCGTATCATCATGCGGGTGCCCTTCAGGGAGTAGCTGGGCCCCTGGAAGTGGTGCCAGCGGATGCCGTTGAGCTTGCGGATGTTGTGCCGTGCTGGGTAGTAGATGCCATTCAGGTTGGAGAGACCACAGGCGTCGAACCACCAGCCtgccaggagggagcagaggggcagagtgGCATCCCGGGTgggcacccacgggtgctgttTGGGTGTCCCACCCTCTGCTCACCTCCTGACAGCATCTGGGCACACTTGCAGAGGCAATTGTCGTTGTCGGCATCACGGGTGCTGAAGCGGGTGCCCTGTGGTGCCATCCCGCTCTGCTGCCCGGCCGTCCCGCTGTAGTCCTGCAGTGACAGCCTGCCACCCGGCGTGGCCACTCTCAGTGCCCGGGGGGTcacacagccccccagccctgctcggGGCGGGTCGAAGGCCATGGGATGCCACGAGCTGAGTGAGGGCcagcagggagggatgcagggatgcagagaCCCTGCAGCTCCGGCATGGCCGGGGGCTGCCtgtcctgggggtccccaggggtggGGGTcatgctgtgctggggcagaggggacccccCGAGGCTCCTCTGGTGCTCTTTGCTGGGGCTCGGTGCACACACAGTGCAGGGGATCTCTGGGGTCttctcccatctccagcccagcaccaaaCCACTCAGCTgcctcccacccctcctgcccatGGCCAGGCACACGCCGTCCTCACCAGCCCGGCGGCAGGAGCTCAATGTCCCTCCCCGGACATGggtgcagcagcctggggatgCCCGGCACCCCTGGGAGTGCCCAGTGGCCACGGCCATGTCACCCCCACCTGCCCCCGCAGCGAGCTGCATCGTGCCGGGCTGGCGGGATGGGAAATCCCGCTGAGTTAATGTGATTTCATGCTGCCACAGTGACTCTCTCCTACCTGTAACGCTGCCGCTCACTCCCCAGCTGGAATTTCCCATAGTGGGCATAGACCTGGCCACCCTCCCAGTCCCGCAGCTCGATGCGTAGGGTGTAGGGCGCCTGGCTCGTCAGGAGGTGCACGGCCTCGTTACCCAGCCAGTACTCGCCTGCGGCATCCCCAAAGCCCTGGGGGAGCAGTGGGGTGGGTGAGTGTGGGGTGCCAGGGGTGCCCCCAgggctccctcctccccaggtGGGTGCGGACCTGCTTGTActccctccagcccctctgGAAGCTGAGGCTGCCATTGGCACGAAGCTGGATGACCGTCCATCCCCCTCGGTCTGTCTCCATGTCGCAGTACGCCTGCAGCGGGGAGAGACGGGATGGGCTTAGGGGGTGGCTGGGGGCATCCCCGCCGGGCTGGGCAGCTCAGCATGGGTGCTGCATGGGTGCTGCATGGGTGTTAGAGCTTGCTGATCATGTGCCAAGCCCAGTGCCTGGCTGGGGGGGTCTCTCCTCCCCCTGTGGCTGAGGGCAGGGGCTTGTGCTCATGGCTGGGAGTGcctttaaaatcagttttatcCCCCTGTCTGAAAGCCTATTGCAAGCCCTGCCCTCACTCGGCAGCTGCTGCCCTCACCCCTCTGCACTCCCAGGACACCCCAGAGGGGCTGGGATGTGCCATGGGACAGGGATACCCGCACTGGCCTGGGTCACTGGGTGGCACTGaggtcagcagcagcctggggtgcTGCACTGGGAGCCCTCTCTGGTCTGCGCTCACCTTTTTGGGCTCGCTGAGGTTGGCGATGTGCAGGGTGTAGATGCCGCTGGCGTGGGTGCCTGCCTGGCGCAGCTCAGCGCAGTCCTGGAACAGCTGCTCTTGCCCTGCTGCTGCGGCAGATGGAACGGTGAGACGGCAGAAACCCCCCAGACCCTCAGCCCTGCATGGCTTTGCtgttcttcccctctccctttgGGTTCTTTTGTGCccaggtgtttttttctttttcttccttctgcaccATCTCTagggctgggggaggcagcCAGGCTGCACCGGGGCTGTGCCAGCCTGAGCCAGGGAAtttgccagggctggggatggtgTTGGGTCAGGGACCCTCCCCTGCAGGTTCGGAGCTGCTTCATGCATGTGACACAGGGCTCATTTTTGAGGCAAATTCACCCACACCTGAGCTGAGCGTAGGGGCTGGCACAGCGCCCCGGCACCCTCTTGGGAGGGTGAGGAGCAATCCcactgcctgcaccctgcccgtGCCCTGCCTGTACACCCTGGCTCACCTCTGCTCTGGGTGACGAGGTGCACCAGGCTCTGCACCGCCTCAAGCAGCCGGAGCTGCTGGCGCTGGAGCAGGCTGGCATTGGTGCTGGTGGCCACCAGTGACTTCTCCAGCTCGGCGATGGCCCCGCTCTGCCGGCTCagcacctgctgcagctgctccttctCTGAGCGAGCCCCCGCCAGCTCCGCCTGCTGCTGCGTCTCCATCGCCAGCACCCGCACCTCCAGGATGCTGGAAGATGGGGCAGCAGTGAcgggggggctgtgcagggagcAGGGTGGCAGAGAGGACCCAGCACATCTGTGGGGACCCAGAGCTGTCCCTGTCCTCTGCCACACCCACCGAATTGCATCCCACCCAATGTGCTTAACCAGGGGAAAACAAAGcccacagggctgtgctggggctgtgcaaccccccagggaccccagccagccctgggacAGGTTCAAGCCCCCCAAGTGCAGTTGCGCTCCTGGGGTGGGAGATACCAGCCTCCCCACTGAGgtctgggggctgctggggtcCCTGAGCTGCCCCAGGCCCTACTTGTTCCTGTTCTGCAGCTTGTGGATCTCGTtggtctgcagcagcagctgcttctccagcttGGTGGTGGACAGGGAgttctcctgcagctgcagctcgaTGCGCGATGTCTGGTTCAGCACCTGCCCCGGGAGCGGAAGGGAGCGTTGGTGTGACCAGCTGGGGCCACACCATGTCCCCAGTTTCACCGGGCTCGCGTCTCCCCGGCACACAATCCTGGTACCTCTGCACACCGGTACATTAAACCGTGCATCACTCCGGGGAATCACCCCACTTTTAGCAGCAGAGAAACCATGCCGCTTGCCGTGGTCCTGGGGGTGAtaaggacatggggacatatGTGCCACATGCCCTGGCTGCCCCCTACCTGCGCCTCCACGTCGGTGAGCTTGCGGCTCTGCTGGGCGCTCTGGTTGAGGAGGGTGCTGCCCATCTCCAGCATGGCCGCGGTCTGGTTCTGCACCGCTGTCTGCCGCAGCTGTGCCAGCTCCGGCCGCACACTCCTCTGGATGtagctctccagctgcagagggGAGCAGGGGCACGGTGGGTCATTTGGGGACCTCACCAAGTCCTCCTTTGGCACCCGAACCTagctcagcacagcccccaGGCACACCCCTGGGGGGTTCAGCACGGCACAACCCATCTCAGGGCCATGTGAAGAGGGAGGACAGAGCGAGCTGCCCACGGGCCGCGCTGCTGCAGGGGAGCCCCTCGGCACCAGCTGCCAAGATTCCTGCTCTGCGGTGCCAGCCAGTTGCCTGCTGCCAGGACCTGGCACGGGTTTGCATGTGCCCAGCCAGTGTGGCCTGTGCCgagcagctgggcaggaggtggctggtgtcaGTATTGGCATCGCCACCTGCATCGGCATCGGCTGCGCTGCCAGACCCAGCACTGGTTTCCTGGGACTGGGAACGTGGAGGGTGCGGGGCCACCATCAGCTGGGGAAGGCGAGTGGGCGTCCGGCccccggtgctgctggggaagcgcTTGGAGCTGAGAAGCAGCGCTCAGGGCTGCAAACACTGCGGAGATGTTGCTTCCGCTTTCCCAGCCCGTGGGGAGCTGCCTTTCCCAAAGGCTTTTCTATTTCTGGCGGCCCCACCATGAGGTTCCCATTCGGCCCCTCCCTGGGGCGATGGCCTCGGCGGGGGCACGGTCTCTcggtgggggctgtggggagcaggaagggCCACACAGCTGCCCACGCTGGGAAAGCAGCACGGGGCACCCCACAGATCCTGCTGTCCTCAAATTGTTCTGATCCTGCTCCCGGCCCGACTCCCAGCCAGTGTCCACAGAGCCCCATGTCCCTGCGCATCTCTTGGGGTCGTGGCCCAGGTGGGACCAGTCACAGTGGGATGATGCTCTTCTGGATGGCACAGCCGGCAGCCAAGGTGCTGAGATGCTCAGCACAGGATCGGTGCGGGATGCTCAGCACAGGATCAGTGCAGGATGCTCGGCTCAGAGCGGTGCGGGATGCTCAGCATGGGAGAGGGGCTGGCAGCGGGCCAGGGCGcagggctctgctctgcacttgTTTGCACATAACAAAACCTCGCTGGCTGCAGCGGAGCCCtgttccctcctccccaaacctgGGCAGCGGTGAAACCATCACCCCACCGCAAGCACCCATGGGGGACTGGAGGGTCCCGGGGTGGGCAGGCTGGCCAGCGCGGCTGCACCCCAATTCACCAGGGATTTTCCCTTGCGGAACGTGCTAGCAGGGAGGAAGCAGGGAAAGGTCGGAGAGCCATGTCTGGAAAACATTTCCCTGAGCTGAGTGATTGCTG is from Caloenas nicobarica isolate bCalNic1 chromosome 15, bCalNic1.hap1, whole genome shotgun sequence and encodes:
- the ANGPT4 gene encoding angiopoietin-4 isoform X1, whose translation is MRALSISLVALTLATTVPCTAGAQRRALEGSGRRRYHRVQHGHCSYTFVLPEAEPPPCPGPPGPANALLQGDSPASTTVTSHGATQRLRHLERILENSTQWLLKLESYIQRSVRPELAQLRQTAVQNQTAAMLEMGSTLLNQSAQQSRKLTDVEAQVLNQTSRIELQLQENSLSTTKLEKQLLLQTNEIHKLQNRNNILEVRVLAMETQQQAELAGARSEKEQLQQVLSRQSGAIAELEKSLVATSTNASLLQRQQLRLLEAVQSLVHLVTQSRAAGQEQLFQDCAELRQAGTHASGIYTLHIANLSEPKKAYCDMETDRGGWTVIQLRANGSLSFQRGWREYKQGFGDAAGEYWLGNEAVHLLTSQAPYTLRIELRDWEGGQVYAHYGKFQLGSERQRYRLSLQDYSGTAGQQSGMAPQGTRFSTRDADNDNCLCKCAQMLSGGWWFDACGLSNLNGIYYPARHNIRKLNGIRWHHFQGPSYSLKGTRMMIRPASF
- the ANGPT4 gene encoding angiopoietin-4 isoform X2, producing the protein MRALSISLVALTLATTVPCTAGAQRRALEGSGRRRYHRVQHGHCSYTFVLPEAEPPPCPGPPGPANALLQGDSPASTTVTSHGATQRLRHLERILENSTQWLLKLESYIQRSVRPELAQLRQTAVQNQTAAMLEMGSTLLNQSAQQSRKLTDVEAQVLNQTSRIELQLQENSLSTTKLEKQLLLQTNEIHKLQNRNNILEVRVLAMETQQQAELAGARSEKEQLQQVLSRQSGAIAELEKSLVATSTNASLLQRQQLRLLEAVQSLVHLVTQSRAGQEQLFQDCAELRQAGTHASGIYTLHIANLSEPKKAYCDMETDRGGWTVIQLRANGSLSFQRGWREYKQGFGDAAGEYWLGNEAVHLLTSQAPYTLRIELRDWEGGQVYAHYGKFQLGSERQRYRLSLQDYSGTAGQQSGMAPQGTRFSTRDADNDNCLCKCAQMLSGGWWFDACGLSNLNGIYYPARHNIRKLNGIRWHHFQGPSYSLKGTRMMIRPASF